The nucleotide sequence AGTTGAAAGTGTAAGAGGAGGTCGTGGTGGTGGAGGGTCAAAACTTACAGAAGAAGGAAAAAAACTTTTAAAAGAGTTTGAAAAGGTTATAAAAGAGTTTGAAAAAGCAAAAGAAAATTCAGAAAAAGAGTTAAATGTTGAATGAGGCTTTAATTCAAAAAAGAAAAAAATACTTTGCTTTGTTGTTTTCAGTTTTTATCTGGTTTGCTGTTTTGATAATACTAAAAGTCCCTTTAAATCCAAATTTTTCCATTTTATCTCCTGCTTTTATAATGATAATGCTTACCGCTTTTATTCCATCTTTTTTAGTCTTTAAAAAAAAGTATAACTATAATCTGACTTTATTTTTAGCCTACATTCCAGCTTTAGTAGGTTTTATAACTTCTGTTATTTTCAACAACAGTGCATACTTTTTAATATCTTTTCCTATATTTTTACTTAGCTACATAGTAATCTTTCCTAAGAGGTAGAAGATGGATTATTTAAAAGTTATAGAGGAGTTAAAAAAAGAAGGTAAAAAGATTGTCTTTACAAATGGATGTTTTGATATAATTCATGCAGGGCACGTTGATTATCTTGAAAAAGCGAAGTCCCTTGGAGACTTTTTAATAGTAGGGTTAAACAGTGATGAGTCTGTAAGAAGGTTAAAAGGAAAAGACAGACCAGTAAATCCACAAGACCAGAGAAAAAAAGTTCTATCAGCTTTAAAACCTGTAGATATGGTTATAATCTTTGATGAAGACACTCCTGAAAGACTTATAAAAGAGATAAAACCTGACGTTCTTGTAAAAGGAGGAGACTGGAAAATAGAGAATATTGTTGGAGCTGATTTTGTAAAGTCCTATGGAGGACAGGTTTTAACCATTGATTTTGTTTACGATACTTCAACCTCAAAAATAATAAGTAAAATCAGGAGTTTGTAAGTGGATAAAAGTGTATTTTCAAAGGCTAAAGAAGTAATACAAGAGGCGGATAGCGTTTTAATTACAGCAGGGGCAGGAATGGGGGTTGATTCTGGACTTCCTGATTTTAGAGGTAAAGAAGGCTTTTGGAAGGCATACCCCTACGCAAAAAAGTTAGGTTTAAACTTTCAAGATTTGGCACACCCAAGATGGTTTATAGAAAATCCAAGATTAGCTTGGGCTTTTTATGGACACAGATTAAATTTATACAGAAATACACAACCTCACGAAGGATTTTACATCTTAAAAAAGATTGTAGAAAGTAAAAATAACGATTACTTTATATTTACTTCAAACGTAGATGGACAGTTTCAAAAAGCTGGTTTTGATGAGAAGAAGATAGTTGAGATACACGGAAGTATTCATTACTTACAATGTACTCTACCTTGCAATGAAGATATATGGTCTGCTGACAACGTTCAAGTAAATGTAGATATGGAAAATTTTCAAGCTTTAGACCCACTTCTAACCTGTAAATACTGTGGCAGAATTGCAAGACCAAACATACTCATGTTTAACGACTTTAGCTGGATACCAATAAGAACAGAAAGTCAAGAATTTAGATTTAACCTCTGGCTTGAAAAAGTGATAGATTTAAATAAAAATCTTGTAATAATAGAAATAGGAGCTGGAAAAGCTATCCCAACAGTAAGACTTACAAGTGAGAAGATAGCAAAAATAACAAATGGAGTGCTTATAAGAATAAATCCTCGAGACTACGATGTACCTAAAAACATAAATGCAATTTCTATTCCTGCTGGGGCATTAGAGGGATTGAAGAGTATATTTTCTTTTTTATGAAAAAATTATCAAGCCTTAGAATGAAGATTTAAAATCAAAATTAATAGATGTTTTTATTATACCTTATTGAATTTTATCTTAAAAAGAATTATAATATAATTCTCTATCACGGAGGGTGTAGCTCAGTAGGCAGAGCACGAGGTTGTGGCCCTCGGGGTCGCGGGTTCAAGTCCCGTCATCCTCCCTTTATATCTCTGTATAAAGAATACGGAGATAATGCCAAACTTTTTATCCTCTTTGAATTTTCTTGATAGATACACATTAAAAAATAAGCCACTACCTACATTCATTTATTGATATTTAGAAAACTAAAAAAGTTGAAATAAGTGGAATAAAGAATATTATTAAAATGAAGTACGTTTTAGGAGACCTTTTATGTTTGACCTAATCATAATAGGAATGGGACCTGGAGGATATGAAGCTACCTTAACAGCTCTAAGAAAAAAACTAAACGTTGCTATAGTAGAAAAAAGTAAGTTAGGGGGAAATTGTTTAAACAGAGCTTGTATTCCTACTAAGTACTTAAGAAGTGGAGCCCACACTATTGAAAAACTTCAAAAACTTAAAGCCTATGGAATAGATATAAAAGATTACTCTATTGATTACAAAACTGCTTTTGAAAATAAAGAAAAGTCAATAGGATTTTTAAGAAAGTCTTTAGAACAGCTTTTAAAATCAAAAAAAGTTCCTGTATTTGCTGGTAAAGGTAAAATCGTAGCTCAAAATCAGGTTGAAGTTTTATATCCTGACGGTAAAAAAGAGATTATAGAAGGGAAAA is from Sulfurihydrogenibium subterraneum DSM 15120 and encodes:
- the rfaE2 gene encoding D-glycero-beta-D-manno-heptose 1-phosphate adenylyltransferase produces the protein MDYLKVIEELKKEGKKIVFTNGCFDIIHAGHVDYLEKAKSLGDFLIVGLNSDESVRRLKGKDRPVNPQDQRKKVLSALKPVDMVIIFDEDTPERLIKEIKPDVLVKGGDWKIENIVGADFVKSYGGQVLTIDFVYDTSTSKIISKIRSL
- a CDS encoding SIR2 family NAD-dependent protein deacylase codes for the protein MDKSVFSKAKEVIQEADSVLITAGAGMGVDSGLPDFRGKEGFWKAYPYAKKLGLNFQDLAHPRWFIENPRLAWAFYGHRLNLYRNTQPHEGFYILKKIVESKNNDYFIFTSNVDGQFQKAGFDEKKIVEIHGSIHYLQCTLPCNEDIWSADNVQVNVDMENFQALDPLLTCKYCGRIARPNILMFNDFSWIPIRTESQEFRFNLWLEKVIDLNKNLVIIEIGAGKAIPTVRLTSEKIAKITNGVLIRINPRDYDVPKNINAISIPAGALEGLKSIFSFL